Proteins from a genomic interval of Rhodococcoides fascians A25f:
- a CDS encoding acyltransferase yields the protein MTSMWNAPLRTRWRGSRRRDTEQARFLTRASLDWVLANKAYTPWYLVRYYRLAKFKMANPHVILRGMVFLGKNVEIHSTPELSRLEIGRWVHIGDGNAIRCHEGSLRIGDKVVFGKDNVVNTYLDIEIGASTLVADWCYICDFDHRMDDVNMPIKDQGIVKGPVRIGPDTWIAAKVTILRETRIGRGCVLGAHAVVKGEIPDYSIAVGAPAKVVRNRKDAWEAGAAERAKYIAALEDIARKKALGQAEAARES from the coding sequence ATGACGAGTATGTGGAACGCGCCGCTGCGGACACGCTGGCGCGGGTCGAGACGACGCGATACAGAGCAGGCGCGTTTCCTGACGCGTGCGTCCCTCGATTGGGTGCTCGCGAACAAGGCGTACACGCCCTGGTATCTCGTGCGGTACTACCGACTTGCGAAGTTCAAGATGGCCAACCCGCACGTGATTCTGAGGGGCATGGTATTTCTCGGCAAGAACGTCGAGATCCACTCCACCCCCGAGCTCTCGCGTCTCGAGATCGGGCGCTGGGTACACATCGGCGACGGCAATGCCATTCGATGCCACGAGGGTTCGCTGCGGATCGGTGACAAGGTGGTGTTCGGCAAGGACAACGTCGTCAACACCTACCTCGACATCGAGATCGGCGCGTCGACGCTGGTGGCCGACTGGTGCTACATCTGCGATTTCGATCATCGGATGGACGATGTGAACATGCCCATCAAGGACCAGGGAATCGTGAAGGGGCCCGTGCGAATAGGGCCGGACACCTGGATCGCGGCCAAGGTGACGATTCTGCGCGAGACCAGGATCGGACGCGGCTGCGTGCTCGGTGCCCATGCCGTGGTCAAGGGCGAGATTCCCGATTACAGCATCGCCGTCGGTGCCCCGGCCAAAGTTGTCCGCAATCGCAAGGACGCGTGGGAAGCCGGTGCCGCAGAACGCGCGAAATACATTGCGGCGCTGGAGGACATTGCACGCAAGAAGGCCCTCGGTCAGGCCGAGGCGGCGCGGGAGAGCTGA
- a CDS encoding NUDIX hydrolase gives MSSNSAADHVPARDASTVILIRDGRLRSEIEVFLLERVGGMAFAGGMTVFPGGGVDPSDAAADVGWAGPPPTWWAERLGTDEGKAQALVCAAARETFEECGVLLAGSAPDSIVADTAPFAAERGRLERRELSFAEFLTAHDLVLRSDLLRPWSHWITPVGEARRYDTRFFVAVLPEGQKADGETSEAASVSWRSTGDALADWRKGNTILLPPTWSQLDALSRFDTVADVVDHERDITPILPILTREDGAVRVIFDGDDAYYAGTRHPWADR, from the coding sequence ATGAGCTCGAACAGTGCTGCCGATCACGTACCTGCGCGTGACGCCTCGACAGTCATCCTGATCCGTGACGGACGCCTCCGTTCCGAGATAGAAGTATTTCTTCTCGAACGGGTCGGCGGAATGGCGTTCGCGGGCGGAATGACGGTATTTCCCGGAGGCGGTGTCGATCCATCGGACGCCGCGGCCGACGTGGGATGGGCAGGCCCACCGCCGACGTGGTGGGCCGAACGCCTCGGAACCGACGAGGGCAAGGCGCAAGCACTGGTGTGCGCCGCGGCGCGCGAGACGTTCGAGGAGTGCGGTGTGCTCCTGGCCGGGTCGGCACCGGATTCCATCGTTGCCGACACTGCTCCGTTCGCCGCGGAGCGAGGTCGACTCGAGCGCCGCGAACTCTCGTTCGCCGAATTTCTCACCGCACACGACCTGGTGTTGCGCTCGGACCTGCTTCGGCCGTGGTCGCACTGGATCACACCGGTGGGCGAAGCGCGACGGTACGACACCCGGTTCTTCGTCGCAGTGCTCCCGGAAGGCCAGAAGGCGGACGGGGAAACCAGCGAAGCAGCATCGGTGAGTTGGCGTTCGACCGGTGATGCTTTGGCGGACTGGCGAAAGGGAAACACCATCCTGCTCCCACCGACCTGGAGCCAGTTGGACGCACTGTCTCGGTTCGACACCGTCGCCGACGTTGTCGATCACGAACGTGACATCACCCCGATCCTGCCGATTCTCACCCGTGAGGACGGCGCGGTCCGGGTGATCTTCGACGGGGACGACGCGTACTACGCCGGAACGCGACATCCCTGGGCCGATCGCTGA
- the glgX gene encoding glycogen debranching protein GlgX, which yields MSTGTQFAVHAPEADGVEVCLIDPDGGERRVELTTSTFGVRHGFVPGVRPGDRYGFRAHGRWDPHAGRRFNGAKILLDPSARQVSGEFGDPSALLAYEDDPFGVPSTRDSLGHLPLAVVRAPLARAGRPARPSVPWDRTVLYELHVGSFTARNPAVPQHLRGTYLGLAQPAVLEHLARIGITSVELLPVHTTFTEPGVRARGMRNHWGYSTGAYFAPDPRFAAVPGDEVDEFRTMVDALHGAGIEVILDVVYNHTCESSVDGPSISWRGLDAPGYYLLDGRGSDVDLTGCGNTLDSASPAVVRMVCDSLRYWVDEMGVDGFRFDLASTLGRPGGWRFDPRAPLLTAIAVDPLLAQVKLIAEPWDATGAGYQVGNFGVAWSEWNDRYRDTVRGFWAGQHGVRELASRLAGSEDLFAGSRRLPWASINFVTAHDGFTARDLVSYERKHNGANGEENRDGTDNNSSVNHGVEGETDDPSVLDARGRHVRALLATLTLSTGTPMLLAGDELGHTQSGNNNAYCVPQDSPIEDSWVIDWNSADQDMIRFVGRLLRVRASAPTLRQQEFFTGRATPTGRPDLVWFDSAGREFDTDRWNDDSVRTITAWVDGSDVRSYDSDGGQVDDASSLLILHSGGPAEITLACPSWSTSRFVPVLDSSLPDGVPPNTAALEAGSTISVTGSTVLVFRSAGR from the coding sequence ATGTCGACTGGCACTCAATTTGCAGTCCACGCGCCCGAGGCCGACGGCGTCGAGGTGTGCCTGATCGATCCCGACGGCGGCGAACGGCGAGTAGAACTGACGACCAGCACGTTCGGAGTTCGACACGGCTTCGTTCCGGGCGTTCGACCCGGTGACCGATACGGCTTCCGAGCGCACGGCCGGTGGGATCCGCACGCGGGGCGTCGATTCAACGGTGCGAAGATTCTGCTCGACCCCTCCGCCCGTCAGGTCAGCGGAGAATTCGGGGACCCGTCGGCTCTGTTGGCCTACGAAGACGATCCGTTCGGGGTGCCGAGCACTCGTGATTCGCTCGGGCACCTCCCCCTCGCCGTGGTTCGCGCACCTCTCGCTCGCGCCGGTCGACCGGCGCGCCCGTCCGTGCCCTGGGACCGCACCGTTCTCTACGAGCTGCACGTGGGATCGTTCACTGCCCGCAATCCTGCTGTCCCCCAACATCTTCGCGGCACCTACCTGGGGCTCGCCCAACCCGCGGTGCTCGAACATCTCGCGCGTATCGGCATCACGTCCGTCGAACTGCTGCCGGTCCACACCACCTTCACCGAGCCCGGTGTGCGCGCCCGCGGAATGCGGAACCACTGGGGTTACTCGACGGGGGCGTACTTCGCGCCGGATCCACGGTTCGCCGCCGTTCCCGGCGACGAGGTCGACGAGTTCCGCACCATGGTCGACGCGTTGCACGGCGCGGGGATAGAGGTGATCCTCGACGTCGTCTACAACCACACGTGCGAATCCTCGGTCGACGGGCCGTCGATCAGTTGGCGCGGCCTCGACGCTCCCGGCTACTACCTTCTCGACGGACGCGGATCGGACGTCGACCTGACCGGCTGCGGCAACACTCTCGACTCGGCGTCGCCCGCGGTCGTGCGCATGGTGTGCGACAGCTTGCGCTACTGGGTCGACGAGATGGGCGTCGACGGGTTCCGGTTCGACCTCGCGAGTACTCTCGGCCGGCCCGGTGGTTGGCGATTCGATCCTCGCGCACCGCTACTGACCGCGATAGCCGTGGATCCCCTTCTGGCCCAGGTCAAGCTGATTGCCGAGCCGTGGGATGCCACCGGTGCCGGCTACCAGGTCGGTAACTTCGGAGTGGCGTGGTCGGAATGGAACGATCGCTACCGCGACACGGTTCGGGGCTTCTGGGCGGGCCAGCACGGCGTGCGTGAACTGGCCTCCCGCCTGGCCGGTTCCGAGGATCTGTTCGCGGGTAGTCGCCGACTGCCGTGGGCGTCGATCAACTTCGTCACCGCACACGACGGATTCACCGCCCGCGATCTGGTGTCGTACGAACGAAAGCACAACGGAGCCAACGGCGAAGAGAACCGAGACGGAACCGACAACAACTCCTCGGTCAACCACGGTGTCGAGGGCGAGACCGACGATCCGTCCGTACTCGACGCGCGTGGTCGCCACGTGCGCGCTCTCCTGGCCACGTTGACCCTCTCGACCGGCACGCCGATGCTGCTTGCCGGCGACGAACTGGGCCACACGCAGTCCGGCAACAACAACGCGTACTGCGTTCCCCAGGATTCACCGATCGAGGACTCCTGGGTGATCGACTGGAACAGCGCCGATCAGGACATGATTCGATTCGTCGGTCGGTTGCTCCGTGTCCGTGCGAGCGCTCCGACGCTGCGACAGCAGGAATTCTTCACCGGCCGTGCCACTCCGACCGGTCGACCCGACCTGGTGTGGTTCGACTCTGCCGGTAGGGAATTCGATACGGATCGGTGGAACGACGACTCGGTACGCACGATCACGGCGTGGGTCGACGGTTCCGACGTCCGCTCCTACGACTCGGACGGCGGGCAGGTCGACGATGCGAGTTCGCTCTTGATCCTCCACTCGGGCGGACCCGCTGAGATCACCCTTGCCTGCCCGAGTTGGTCGACGTCCCGGTTCGTCCCGGTACTCGATTCCTCGCTCCCGGACGGAGTGCCGCCGAATACGGCTGCGCTGGAGGCAGGTTCGACGATATCGGTGACCGGCTCCACGGTGCTGGTGTTCCGCAGCGCGGGCAGGTAG
- a CDS encoding ABC transporter ATP-binding protein produces MCGKIGVVSEPDPDLLVDFTDVVVRRGGVTLVGPVTWKVELDERWVVLGPNGAGKTSLLRIAAAEIHPTSGVAHVLGEVMGKADVSELRPRIGLSSSSLAHRIPADELVSDLVVSAGYSVLGRWREKYDAVDTERAVEMLESLGAEHLATRTYGTLSEGERKRVLIARALMTDPELLLLDEPAAGLDLGGREELVSRLADIAADPDSPATVLITHHVEEIPPGFSHALLLKEGGVVAQGLVDDVITAENLTEAFSQSIALDRVDGRFFARRTRAAGAHRR; encoded by the coding sequence ATGTGCGGGAAGATAGGCGTCGTGTCTGAACCGGATCCCGACCTGCTCGTAGATTTCACCGATGTCGTCGTCCGCCGTGGTGGTGTGACCTTGGTGGGGCCCGTCACCTGGAAGGTGGAACTGGACGAACGGTGGGTCGTCCTCGGGCCGAACGGTGCCGGAAAGACGTCGTTGCTGCGCATCGCGGCCGCCGAGATCCATCCGACATCGGGTGTCGCCCACGTTCTCGGCGAGGTCATGGGCAAAGCCGACGTCTCCGAACTCCGGCCACGGATCGGGTTGTCGTCGTCCTCGCTGGCCCACCGCATTCCGGCCGACGAGCTCGTGTCCGATCTGGTGGTCTCCGCCGGATACTCCGTGCTGGGACGCTGGCGCGAGAAATACGACGCAGTCGACACCGAGCGCGCTGTGGAGATGCTGGAAAGTCTCGGTGCCGAGCATCTCGCCACACGCACCTACGGCACCCTCTCGGAAGGCGAACGCAAGCGGGTTCTGATCGCGCGTGCGTTGATGACCGACCCCGAACTGCTGCTGCTCGACGAGCCTGCGGCGGGTCTCGACCTGGGCGGTCGCGAGGAACTGGTGTCACGTCTTGCCGATATCGCCGCCGACCCGGATTCCCCTGCCACCGTGCTGATCACCCATCACGTCGAGGAAATCCCCCCGGGTTTCAGCCACGCATTGCTGCTCAAGGAAGGCGGTGTGGTGGCCCAGGGGCTGGTGGACGATGTCATCACCGCGGAGAACCTCACCGAGGCGTTCAGCCAGTCGATCGCGCTCGACCGTGTCGATGGCCGCTTCTTCGCCCGTCGCACTCGGGCTGCCGGTGCGCACCGACGCTAG
- a CDS encoding peptidyl-tRNA hydrolase — translation MIGAHPAGNSEVGDPEVGNPEFEDATGEVTGENDAEEFSAENSFDSRHAELARGYGGAEDPSDPADVLAMPLVLHIPKTDPPLRSELLEAAARATVMLCLDPRVGSGASWHDAFTEWTSARIRKVARRARGAQWTAAQDVPGVTVDVGGASARALVPGRVGDLDPRIKRLQIGGTDVPSDEAPPPAAGPVLWVDASLSMTVGKAAAQVGHASMLLAGAMSVEECREWASAGYPCSVRPADPQQWARALDEVRGGRAVAVRDAGFTEVAPGSTTVIAVR, via the coding sequence ATGATCGGCGCGCACCCGGCCGGCAATTCCGAAGTCGGTGATCCCGAAGTCGGCAATCCCGAATTCGAGGATGCGACAGGTGAGGTGACCGGCGAGAACGATGCCGAAGAGTTCTCGGCCGAGAACTCGTTCGACTCGCGTCACGCCGAACTCGCCCGTGGGTACGGGGGAGCCGAGGATCCATCGGACCCGGCGGACGTACTGGCCATGCCGTTGGTCCTGCACATCCCGAAGACGGATCCGCCGTTGCGCAGCGAGTTGCTCGAGGCAGCCGCCCGGGCCACGGTGATGCTGTGCCTCGACCCGCGTGTGGGTTCAGGCGCCTCGTGGCACGATGCCTTCACAGAATGGACGTCGGCTCGAATTCGCAAAGTTGCCCGTCGGGCACGGGGTGCGCAATGGACTGCCGCACAGGACGTCCCGGGGGTCACGGTCGACGTGGGCGGTGCATCGGCACGGGCATTGGTTCCCGGTCGCGTCGGGGACCTCGATCCGAGGATAAAACGCCTGCAGATCGGTGGCACCGACGTTCCATCCGACGAAGCACCGCCGCCGGCGGCGGGCCCGGTGCTGTGGGTCGATGCTTCGTTGTCCATGACGGTGGGCAAGGCTGCCGCTCAGGTGGGGCATGCCTCGATGTTGCTGGCCGGAGCGATGAGCGTGGAGGAGTGCCGAGAGTGGGCGTCGGCAGGCTACCCGTGCTCGGTGCGTCCGGCCGATCCGCAGCAGTGGGCCCGTGCACTGGACGAGGTTCGGGGCGGGCGTGCCGTCGCGGTGCGGGATGCGGGTTTCACCGAAGTGGCCCCTGGCTCGACGACGGTGATCGCCGTTCGCTGA
- a CDS encoding outer membrane protein assembly factor BamB family protein, giving the protein MHGVSAHGRTGRKVTAFAAAVVLVTLSGCSSDTAAIEPLSPDSWPASHANAHNSGSTAVSVDSPLTLDWTRPTGGTVSSPVSIGSTGQMFVTAATESGCNLFSFEIDSARKRWCNRVGPSVVTATPTVDSAINVYIGDDGGMNSYNDHGQLRWRTPVYGVPKSAQFLGDGSVLSVTQMGQVSVLDTQNGQLRVPILDLVPTPNFLTDPNSDFQPVDTGLAECSAGGSECVVPAAPAVDTATGAIYLTLWRPGSIAPQLVSLQYNRDGSPGLTERWSSDLLPAGVASSPVLSEDGSTVYVADVDGRLTAFDTADGRQRWTEGTGLGVGASPSIAADGTIVPAGGDGTLVGLRDNGDSVERVWVRDDIEQAGTAAQSADGRGHTVVRDGDGLALLTFDSATGSTVDSQPVPDVVGATVGTSIGPDGQVVTASYLGEIFTYTG; this is encoded by the coding sequence ATGCACGGCGTCAGTGCCCACGGCAGGACCGGCAGAAAGGTCACTGCGTTCGCCGCTGCGGTTGTGCTGGTGACCCTGAGCGGCTGCAGTTCCGACACCGCTGCCATCGAACCGCTCTCACCCGATTCGTGGCCCGCCTCCCACGCGAACGCGCACAACAGTGGATCGACCGCAGTGTCGGTCGACTCTCCCCTCACGTTGGACTGGACGCGGCCCACCGGCGGCACCGTGAGCTCTCCGGTGTCCATCGGCTCGACGGGCCAGATGTTCGTCACCGCAGCCACCGAATCCGGGTGCAACCTCTTCTCCTTCGAGATCGACTCCGCTCGCAAGCGCTGGTGCAATCGCGTCGGACCATCGGTCGTGACGGCAACGCCTACCGTCGACTCCGCGATCAACGTGTACATCGGTGACGACGGCGGCATGAACTCGTACAACGATCACGGGCAACTTCGTTGGCGGACACCGGTGTACGGGGTACCGAAGTCGGCTCAGTTCCTCGGCGACGGGAGCGTGCTCTCGGTGACCCAGATGGGTCAGGTCAGCGTTCTGGACACCCAGAACGGGCAGCTTCGAGTGCCCATCCTCGACCTCGTTCCGACGCCGAACTTCCTCACCGATCCGAACTCCGATTTTCAGCCGGTCGACACCGGGCTCGCCGAGTGCAGTGCGGGAGGGTCGGAGTGCGTCGTACCAGCAGCACCCGCGGTCGACACCGCAACCGGAGCGATCTATCTCACACTGTGGCGTCCGGGTTCGATTGCGCCGCAACTCGTTTCACTGCAGTACAACCGCGATGGCTCCCCCGGACTCACCGAACGCTGGTCCTCGGACCTCTTGCCCGCAGGAGTCGCGTCGTCTCCGGTGCTGTCCGAGGACGGGTCGACGGTCTACGTGGCCGACGTCGACGGCCGGTTGACCGCGTTCGACACCGCGGACGGGCGGCAGAGGTGGACCGAGGGCACCGGACTCGGAGTCGGGGCGTCCCCGTCGATCGCCGCGGACGGCACCATCGTCCCCGCCGGCGGTGACGGCACCTTGGTCGGATTGCGCGACAACGGCGATTCCGTCGAGCGGGTGTGGGTGCGCGACGACATCGAACAAGCGGGAACAGCAGCACAATCCGCAGACGGCCGCGGCCATACCGTCGTCCGCGACGGCGACGGACTGGCGCTGCTCACGTTCGATTCGGCTACCGGCAGCACGGTGGACTCACAGCCTGTTCCCGACGTCGTCGGAGCCACCGTCGGCACGTCCATCGGGCCGGACGGGCAGGTCGTCACCGCGAGCTATCTGGGTGAGATCTTCACCTACACCGGCTGA
- a CDS encoding enoyl-CoA hydratase/isomerase family protein, with the protein MAEFVNLEVSDGIGTIRLDRPPMNALDRQMQEEIRSAAREATVNTDVKAVVVYGGEKVFAAGADIKEMVALSAAEMAEIAGDLQSALGSLSTIPKPVVAAVTGYALGGGLEVALGADRRIAGDNAKFGVPEVLLGVIPGGGGTQRLARLIGPSRAKDMVFTGRFVGAEEALRIGLVDEVVAPDEVYNAARAWAMQFTTGASRALAAAKASIDQGLDVDLTNGLRIEAQQFAALFATDDRTIGMESFVADGPGKATFTGR; encoded by the coding sequence ATGGCTGAGTTCGTGAATCTCGAAGTATCCGACGGTATCGGCACCATCCGCCTGGACCGACCGCCGATGAATGCACTCGATCGTCAGATGCAGGAAGAGATTCGTTCGGCGGCTCGGGAAGCGACCGTGAACACCGACGTCAAGGCTGTCGTCGTCTACGGCGGCGAGAAGGTGTTCGCGGCCGGTGCGGACATCAAGGAGATGGTGGCGCTGTCGGCGGCGGAAATGGCGGAGATCGCCGGAGACCTGCAGTCCGCTCTGGGCTCGCTGAGCACCATCCCCAAGCCGGTCGTCGCTGCCGTGACCGGATACGCGCTCGGCGGTGGACTCGAGGTCGCCCTCGGTGCCGATCGTCGAATTGCCGGAGACAACGCCAAGTTCGGTGTCCCCGAAGTGCTCCTCGGTGTCATTCCCGGCGGCGGTGGCACTCAACGACTCGCGCGGTTGATCGGCCCGAGTCGAGCAAAGGACATGGTCTTCACCGGCCGCTTCGTCGGAGCGGAGGAGGCCCTGCGGATCGGTCTGGTGGACGAGGTGGTGGCCCCCGACGAGGTGTACAACGCGGCGCGGGCGTGGGCCATGCAATTCACCACGGGAGCATCGCGGGCGCTCGCCGCCGCAAAAGCGTCGATCGACCAGGGGCTCGACGTCGATCTCACCAACGGCCTTCGGATCGAGGCCCAGCAATTCGCGGCGCTGTTCGCCACCGACGATCGCACGATCGGGATGGAGTCCTTCGTGGCCGACGGCCCGGGCAAAGCGACCTTCACCGGCCGGTGA
- a CDS encoding class I SAM-dependent methyltransferase — protein MTASPHDGVNRSISSVTAPAEADDRTVDPAPNPHATAEQVEAARSDTKLAQVLYHDWEAETYDDKWSISYDERCIDYARGRFDQAVSGDADAQAALPYGRALELGCGTGFFLLNLMQAGIADKGSVTDLSPGMVKVALRNAGHLGLDVDGRVADAETIPYDDNTFDLVVGHAVLHHIPDVEQSLREVLRVLKPGGRFVFAGEPTTVGNFYARWLGRITWETTTRVTKLPFLASWRKPQEELDESSRAAALEAVVDLHTFDPTDLENIALSAGAERVQANTEEFAAALLGWPVRTFEAAVPAGKLGWNWAKFAFGGWKTLSWVDENVLQHVVPRGLFYNVMITGTKPAPRA, from the coding sequence ATGACTGCAAGCCCCCACGACGGTGTGAATCGATCGATCTCCAGTGTGACGGCCCCGGCCGAGGCCGACGACCGGACGGTCGATCCCGCCCCGAACCCGCACGCCACTGCCGAACAGGTCGAGGCCGCGCGATCGGACACCAAACTGGCGCAGGTGTTGTACCACGACTGGGAAGCCGAGACCTACGACGACAAATGGTCGATTTCCTACGACGAGCGCTGCATCGACTACGCCCGCGGAAGGTTCGATCAGGCTGTCTCCGGGGATGCCGACGCGCAGGCCGCTCTGCCGTACGGCCGCGCCTTGGAATTGGGCTGTGGAACCGGTTTCTTCCTGCTCAATCTGATGCAGGCGGGTATTGCCGACAAGGGGTCGGTCACCGACCTGTCACCGGGAATGGTGAAGGTTGCACTGCGTAACGCCGGGCACCTCGGTCTCGACGTGGACGGCCGAGTTGCCGATGCCGAGACCATTCCGTACGACGACAACACGTTCGATCTGGTGGTCGGACACGCTGTGCTGCATCACATCCCGGATGTCGAGCAGTCCTTGCGCGAGGTGTTGCGCGTGCTCAAGCCCGGCGGGCGATTCGTCTTCGCAGGCGAACCCACCACCGTCGGCAACTTCTACGCTCGCTGGCTCGGACGCATCACCTGGGAAACGACCACTCGCGTGACGAAGCTGCCGTTCCTGGCGAGTTGGCGCAAGCCGCAGGAAGAGCTCGACGAGTCTTCGCGAGCCGCTGCGCTCGAGGCCGTCGTCGACCTCCACACATTCGATCCCACCGACCTGGAGAACATCGCGCTGTCGGCCGGTGCCGAGCGCGTGCAGGCGAACACCGAAGAGTTCGCCGCCGCCCTGCTCGGGTGGCCGGTGCGGACCTTCGAGGCTGCCGTTCCGGCGGGCAAGCTGGGCTGGAACTGGGCGAAGTTCGCCTTCGGCGGTTGGAAGACACTGAGCTGGGTCGACGAGAACGTGCTGCAGCACGTGGTGCCGCGCGGGCTGTTCTACAACGTGATGATCACCGGCACCAAACCTGCTCCTCGAGCTTGA
- a CDS encoding THUMP-like domain-containing protein: protein MGYEFTGTDLDFLRSEAGAGALAAVDALELNARTSVRDTASVRTRFPDHASALIETVTVRRKARVKLFESDHWLVTDDAVQQATPTLVARRRAERLAGRRVHDVTCSIGSELAVLVGSAELAVGSDLDPIRLRMAAHNVPAATLLRADALTPTTRGTVVVADPGRRAGGRRRHDPAALQPPLPELFDAYRGRDLVVKCAPGLDFDAVDWPGEIEVVSLDGGVREACLWSEGLSEKGIRRRAAVLRSDGSALDITDAESDDIPERPPGQYIVDPDGAVVRAGLVRHYGARFGLWQLDPRIAYLTGDTVPAGVRGFRVLEQSKFSEKVLRQQLNRMDCGSVEILVRGVDVDPAILRPKLKLRGTVALSVVITRIDRSAVSFVCAPGAIDQPV, encoded by the coding sequence GTGGGCTACGAGTTCACCGGCACCGACCTCGACTTCCTACGAAGCGAGGCCGGTGCCGGAGCTCTTGCTGCGGTCGACGCTCTCGAGCTGAACGCTCGAACCTCGGTGCGCGACACAGCGTCGGTGCGCACTCGCTTCCCCGACCACGCGAGTGCCCTGATCGAAACCGTCACTGTCCGCCGCAAGGCCCGGGTGAAGTTGTTCGAGTCCGATCACTGGCTGGTGACCGACGACGCCGTCCAGCAAGCCACTCCGACACTCGTGGCGCGCAGGCGTGCCGAGCGACTGGCCGGTCGTCGAGTGCACGATGTCACGTGCTCCATCGGCAGTGAACTGGCCGTGCTGGTCGGATCGGCCGAGCTGGCGGTCGGGAGCGATCTCGACCCGATCCGGCTTCGGATGGCCGCACACAACGTGCCTGCTGCCACCCTGCTGCGGGCCGACGCACTGACACCGACGACGCGGGGGACCGTCGTCGTGGCCGATCCCGGCCGCCGAGCGGGCGGGCGGCGACGCCATGATCCGGCAGCGCTGCAACCTCCGCTACCGGAACTGTTCGACGCATATCGCGGCCGAGATCTGGTCGTCAAATGCGCGCCAGGTCTCGACTTCGACGCTGTCGATTGGCCCGGCGAGATAGAGGTGGTCTCGCTCGACGGAGGGGTGCGTGAAGCCTGCCTGTGGTCGGAAGGGCTCAGCGAGAAGGGTATTCGGCGTCGTGCGGCAGTTCTTCGCTCCGATGGCAGCGCACTGGACATCACCGATGCCGAATCCGACGACATTCCGGAACGGCCGCCAGGGCAGTACATCGTCGACCCCGACGGGGCAGTGGTCAGGGCCGGTCTGGTTCGTCACTACGGTGCCAGATTCGGTCTGTGGCAACTCGATCCGAGGATCGCATACCTGACCGGGGATACGGTACCGGCGGGGGTACGCGGCTTCCGGGTTCTGGAGCAGTCCAAGTTCTCCGAGAAAGTGCTTCGGCAGCAACTGAATCGGATGGACTGCGGCTCGGTCGAGATACTCGTGCGCGGAGTGGACGTGGATCCCGCGATACTGCGGCCCAAGCTCAAGCTTCGCGGAACCGTCGCGCTCTCGGTGGTCATCACCCGCATCGATCGGTCCGCGGTGTCCTTCGTCTGCGCGCCCGGGGCGATCGATCAGCCGGTGTAG